The Papilio machaon chromosome 3, ilPapMach1.1, whole genome shotgun sequence genome window below encodes:
- the LOC106712254 gene encoding E3 ubiquitin-protein ligase UBR5 isoform X10: MSSMHFVVHPLPGTEDQLIDRLKEVSERWNRYGTGAGSSALSTLRGVRAVTAGPAHIACLLDDGTICRAAFSIIPDRLDLSKADASKNGGNGGGGSGGGGTSGGKQGGSSGGCGSRQQPRTRARIMRNSIRAAPSSQGSTSRATGVIIGASSSGRVVSVPAPFVPEDLVTQAQVVLQGKSRSLIIRELQRTNLDVNLAVNNLLSRDDEEGEEPEGGEGGDGYVPEDLISLLDSGFHATQQDHSVIIDADAMFSEDIFGYATIRSRNGGGGSGSGGGRAGASREGSSSTQERPSEFSRWRDRQYFGPRRWLESALRDTSWDKDGVDNKKKDSAMSASPLWVSEELEYWDSNIRFTHIAATYSELIAVSSLGQLHQWRWADAHPYQRNDCSSSNSLYHPRGNWLGMMSGERIVNISAAGIRVSVLTDTGRIATFLDESIAHAPGAARLEHPLQTFTEFGSDKAVSLHACSLYTVAKLDSGALYWWGVLPLGQRARLWEKHRARSRKQQRGHSSATPQDLQAGQNVTMKNAPMYQPGAIGFNMSSGVPKVGVLQNAAWNLSDMCRFKLLPPPQLDRSISDKDKRDIQNQSPLTVSSVKASSSGGSGKDSGKDSNKDMADRLDMPPPPSPASSTCSDTSTSHKRAKRVTVRGEEGSSNDGSKRDEEEWPLKEVVFLEDVKSVPLGRVLKVDGAYAAVRFPTMGKDGKEVLPSTTDDWTTVLQDCRLVRKDDLVAVKWGAGSGSGSRGPDCLQRSPRKVALPPELQVITIAVDSRGVHAVVKRPGGALAYAVYAVGATRALTDSVFPTDHEALLGHTNGAGIQLATAAEGSEAVVVMADGNGALYPIARDCVGMVREPPPLNLPPARALTAHALPLQPHGAAHSHHAALKSQVALIIIVPEPQLMMPRVLRCDLEGVRQLLHLLEADNNKQQILSILQERCDGNRNILHACVHMCAPTSNKEPDIVENSSMPNVASGTSGSGNNTDEAVPAISWPPETFEASGDEDSLMGLTNNSKISNGGANGGGAVSADPAERRGNALAALRALCESPVLQPYLMQLLLAKDGMGQTPLMAAVAERAYRAALVLLDAIRSCPEADEAQRSDAIFPPNAHPDHSPLLVLCCNDTCSFTWTGQEHINQDIFECKTCGLTGSLCCCTECAKVCHKGHDCKLKRTSPTAYCDCWEKCRCKALVGGNWAARCDLLARLARDTQLATHFNSRGESILLFLVQTVGRQAVEQRQFRAGGGRGRAPRKQPGSDAEVDTPDHDLEPPRFARRALLHLLGDWAAVEAAVMCGATASEPEGRPGSPSLNQSGTTLLDKFTHALIVKCTNEMLDTLLHTLMREQQNEAVPGRAERAREVARRFVRSVARIFVIFSVEMAPGAAKKRGPLSITSSLVRCRRVFAALVALAVEELVEAADALLAPVRLGVVRPTAPFPLATTYVDLVNGSEDLFGVEPLSTGHTRLGHSRRESNTGGGRGAAAGGASMGGSALAPDRASTPVATEYADDVAEAPSLGGDDDASETDEPAMAAADPTPDAQHDDAMGERGQEQHVVVENGTERAEGGESESELDLLAEVETESDSDDQDNAESAQRSVQTRATQGSDAGIASLLMYPEDESGDSTQPEDEDSEAGETDEQDGEAEPPLHDGEPLERRAAPPARPNLAPHSMQWAIRSREPTRGTTSSAGGVRLTGSSSLVFIDPASLRRSAAAAAAGAHDPHSTSTTASFLARAFGIVIRQIADLLWEYERITLPLPRLVPLAYREALRLQCYLERQLKPTWDWLVTVMDATEAQLRFGASLTSNNAGSAAAEHSRTNATTTRRTTSFTSPATRIIGFSEGPRGRDRDQGVEAGSARREFLAYCLSLLRAHSAEHAEQLPVLDVAALKHVAYVLDALIYYMRAAQPQPHHHPHLWTADENENEEGDEEMVVGGGGTNESDGEGDGARGRTHAFFQRSDSTLCLGCPPPDPFNMTMQDALPLADQPQLLQPNARREDLFGMPRQPVTLPPADDANTGAANPLEVVPRRLGLSSRGAERGWSPPARPASAPPAHTHTMARDEPQDLSCAKDTVTKMDTGSDGEYPSDSDSDEARQIQRKKHHRHPHASTSGSSSRQDRQEAAPPSEFHTLVDTACSIIDAPHQQNIALPKPGVSGSVHEPRPSTSRSPGKTVIVRAGELLSVADPLESQEISAHVTVETTGLTTAPLLPTQVLNAPAQARTCPSLGATVSHDLLLGRWRLSLDLFGRVFTEDVGLEPGSVVAELGGFPVKEVKFRRDMEKLRNSQQKDLTLHKMERDRAKLLQQTFAELNSAFAGQNRRAHSAQPPLAVNRVKVTFRDEPGEGSGVARSFYTSVAEALLANEKLPPLESTSGSGLNSNASNGTSGSSGANAGASANTGTRSGAGRARAKDTARRVPGRAAPRPPTAREPRRVLSVDARPYSPQAAPGTEGAGYSGDRPGGHNEHLTLHQAQLGERLYPRVHSLHPTFAGKITGMLLELTPAQLLVLLASEDALRQKVREAMDLIVMNPSEAILDLDVFSLSERGGGVGGGGGAALGAGSSAAAADDAAPLFYSPGKRGYYSPRQGRATSERINAFRNVGRIIGLCLLQNELCPMFLNRHVLKYILARPIRFHDLAFFDPVVYESLRQLVADAENGDSHSLFAALDLNFSLEMCEEEGGGCVELVPGGREIEVTALNVYDYVRKYAQHRMLHSQEKALESIRVGVLDVLPESSLEGLTAEDLRLLLNGVGDINVAALVSYTSFNDESGEPPERLVRFKRWLWAIVDKMTHLERQDLVYFWTGSPALPASEEGFQPMPSVTIRPADDAHLPTANTCISRLYIPLYSSRHVLKHKLLLAIKTKNFGFV, encoded by the exons GCGTGGTGTGCGAGCCGTGACCGCCGGCCCCGCCCACATCGCTTGCCTACTTGACGACGGCACGATATGCCGCGCCGCATTCTCCATCATCCCCGACAGGCTCGACTTGAGCAAAGCGGACGCCAGCAAGAACGGTGGGAATGGAGGTGGAGGAAGTGGGGGAGGTGGGACTAGTGGGGGGAAACAAGGCGGCAGCAGTGGCGGCTGCGGCTCTAGACAACAGCCGCGGACTAGGGCTCGCATCATGAGAAACTCAATTCGTGCTGCACCCAGTTCACAAG GGTCTACGAGTCGTGCCACTGGTGTAATTATAGGCGCATCTAGCTCCGGGCGAGTCGTGTCCGTTCCGGCGCCTTTTGTACCGGAGGATTTGGTAACACAGGCTCAAGTTGTTCTTCAAGGAAAAAGTCGCAGTCTCATTATACGAGAATTGCAG CGTACAAACCTGGACGTGAACCTAGCCGTAAACAACTTGCTGTCCCGCGACGATGAGGAGGGCGAGGAGCCAGAGGGTGGCGAGGGCGGCGACGGCTACGTGCCAGAGGACCTCATCTCGCTGCTCGACAGCGGCTTCCACGCCACGCAGCAGGACCATTCCGTCATAATCGACGCCGATGCGATGTTCTCCGAGGACATCTTCGGGTACGCGACTATCAGAAG TCGTAACGGGGGCGGCGGCAGTGGCAGTGGTGGTGGACGCGCGGGCGCCAGCCGCGAGGGCAGTAGCTCCACGCAGGAGCGGCCCTCGGAGTTCAGCAGGTGGCGCGATCGTCAGTACTTCGGCCCAAGGAGGTGGCTCGAATCCGCTCTGAGAGATACATCGTGGGATAAAGATGGAG TTGACAACAAGAAAAAAGATTCTGCAATGAGCGCGTCGCCGCTGTGGGTGTCCGAGGAACTGGAGTACTGGGACAGCAATATCCGCTTCACGCACATTGCGGCCACCTACAGTGAGCTCATCGCAGTCTCCAGCCTCGGCCAGCTGCACCAGTGGCGCTGGGCTGACGCGCATCCTTACCAGCGCAATGAC TGCTCCAGTTCTAACAGTCTGTACCACCCGCGCGGCAACTGGCTCGGCATGATGTCGGGAGAGCGTATCGTCAACATTAGCGCCGCTGGCATTCGAGTTTCCGTGCTCACTGACACAGGCAGAATTGCCACCTTCCTCGATGAGTCTATTG cTCACGCACCGGGCGCCGCTCGCTTGGAGCATCCTCTGCAAACGTTCACGGAGTTTGGCAGTGACAAGGCTGTGTCTCTGCACGCCTGCTCGCTCTACACTGTGGCCAAACTGGACTCTGGAGCTCTCTACTGGTG GGGCGTACTTCCACTGGGCCAGCGCGCTCGCCTGTGGGAGAAGCACCGCGCACGCTCCCGCAAGCAGCAGCGCGGCCACTCGTCCGCGACGCCGCAGGACCTGCAGGCGGGACAAAACGTCACCATGAAGAACGCGCCCATGTACCAGCCCGGCGCTATAG GTTTCAACATGTCCTCGGGTGTGCCGAAAGTGGGCGTGTTGCAAAATGCGGCCTGGAACCTATCGGATATGTGCCGCTTCAAGTTGCTGCCACCGCCTCAGCTTGACCGCTCCATCTCAGATAAAGACAAGAGAGATATTCAG AATCAATCTCCGCTGACTGTGTCCTCCGTGAAAGCGTCCTCTTCCGGCGGAAGTGGCAAGGATAGTGGCAAGGACAGCAATAAGGATATGGCGGACCGCCTGGACATGCCACCGCCGCCCAGCCCCGCCTCTTCTACTTGCAGTGACACCAGCACTTCACACA AACGTGCTAAACGTGTGACCGTTCGTGGTGAGGAAGGTTCTTCCAACGATGGCTCCAAACGTGACGAGGAAGAGTGGCCATTGAAGGAAGTAGTCTTTCTCGAGGATGTGAAGAGCGTGCCATTGGGCCGCGTGCTCAAGGTTGACGGAGCTTACGCGGCAGTGCGGTTCCCGACTATGGGCAAGGACGGCAAGGAGGTGCTGCCCTCCACCACTGATGACTGGACGACCGTGCTTCAAGACTGCCGGCTCGTACGCAAAGATGATTTGGTAGCGGTGAAGTGGGGCGCGGGAAGTGGATCTGGGTCCCGCGGACCGGACTGCCTGCAGCGCTCGCCCAGGAAGGTCGCTCTTCCACCTGAGTTGCAAGTTATTACCATCGCA GTTGACAGTCGCGGGGTGCACGCCGTAGTGAAGCGACCGGGCGGCGCGTTGGCGTACGCCGTATACGCGGTGGGCGCGACTCGTGCGCTTACTGACAGCGTCTTCCCCACTGACCACGAGGCATTGCTCGGTCACACCAACGGAGCCGGTATTCAGCTCGCCACTGCCGCAGAA GGTAGCGAGGCGGTGGTGGTGATGGCGGACGGCAACGGCGCGCTGTACCCCATCGCGCGCGACTGTGTAGGCATGGTGCGCGAGCCACCGCCGCTCAACCTGCCGCCCGCGCGCGCACTCACCGCACACGCGTTGCCGCTGCAGCCGCATGGCGCCGCGCACTCGCACCACGCTGCGCTCAAGTCACAG GTGGCgcttataataatagtaccAGAGCCACAGCTGATGATGCCGCGTGTGCTGCGCTGCGATTTGGAAGGTGTGCGCCAGCTGCTGCATCTACTCGAAGCGGACAACAACA AACAACAAATACTTTCCATCCTTCAAGAACGGTGTGATGGCAACAGGAATATACTACATGCTTGTGTGCACATGTGTGCACCTACATCAAACAAAGAACCCGATATAG TAGAAAATTCTTCGATGCCGAACGTAGCGAGCGGCACTAGTGGCAGCGGAAACAATACCGATGAAGCTGTGCCAGCTATTTCTTGGCCCCCAGAAACATTCGAGGCTTCCGGCGATGAAGACAGTTTAATGGGACTTACTAATAACAG TAAAATATCGAATGGCGGGGCGAACGGCGGCGGTGCGGTGAGCGCTGACCCGGCGGAGCGGCGCGGCAACGCGCTGGCCGCCCTGCGCGCGCTCTGCGAGAGCCCAGTCCTGCAGCCCTACCTCATGCAGCTGCTCCTTGCTAA GGACGGAATGGGCCAAACGCCGTTGATGGCGGCCGTGGCGGAGCGTGCGTACCGCGCGGCGCTCGTGCTGCTGGACGCGATCAGGTCGTGCCCCGAAGCGGACGAGGCGCAACGCTCCGATGCCATCTTCCCGCCCAACGCGCACCCTGACCACTCGCCGCTCCTCGTGCTCTGTTGCAACGACACCTGCAGCTTTACCTGGACAGGACAGGAACATATCAATCAG gATATATTTGAATGCAAGACTTGTGGTCTCACTGGTTCGCTTTGCTGCTGCACTGAATGCGCGAAG GTTTGCCACAAAGGACACGACTGCAAGCTGAAGCGCACGTCGCCGACTGCGTACTGTGACTGCTGGGAGAAGTGCCGCTGCAAGGCGCTGGTGGGCGGCAACTGGGCTGCGCGCTGCGACCTCCTCGCCAGGCTCGCTAGGGACACGCAGCTCGCCACGCATTTTAACTCCAG GGGCGAGTCGATCCTGCTGTTCCTGGTGCAGACGGTAGGGCGGCAGGCGGTGGAGCAGCGTCAGTTCCGCGCTGGCGGAGGGCGGGGTCGCGCGCCGCGCAAGCAGCCCGGCTCCGACGCTGAGGTGGACACGCCCGACCACGACCTCGAGCCGCCGCGGTTCGCAAGACGCGCTCTGCTACATCTACtgg gTGATTGGGCTGCTGTGGAAGCGGCTGTTATGTGTGGCGCCACCGCCTCGGAGCCTGAAGGCCGGCCCGGCAGCCCCTCGCTTAACCAGTCCGGAACCACGCTCCTCGACAAGTTCACACACGCACTCATCGTTAAGTGTACCAATGAA ATGCTAGACACGTTGCTGCACACGCTAATGCGCGAGCAGCAGAATGAGGCGGTGCCGGGACGGGCGGAGCGCGCGCGCGAGGTGGCGCGCCGCTTCGTGCGCTCCGTCGCTAGGATCTTCGTCATATTCAGTGTCGAGATGGCACCAGGCGCAGCCAAGAAGAGAGG GCCACTTTCGATCACATCCTCGTTGGTCCGGTGCCGGCGTGTATTCGCTGCGCTAGTAGCACTTGCCGTGGAGGAGCTGGTGGAGGCAGCCGACGCCCTGCTCGCGCCGGTCCGGCTTGGCGTGGTGCGCCCCACTGCCCCCTTCCCACTTGCCACAACCTACGTCGATCTTGTTAATGGCAGCGAGGATTTGTTTGGAGTCGAGCCCCTATCTACAGGACACACTCGGCTCGGACACAGTCGCAG gGAATCAAACACCGGCGGAGGCCGCGGGGCAGCCGCAGGCGGTGCTTCAATGGGCGGATCAGCGCTGGCTCCTGACAGAGCCTCCACGCCCGTCGCCACTGAATACGCAGATGATGTGGCCGAAGCGCCCTCCCTGGGTGGTGACGACGATGCCTCCGAGACCGACGAGCCTGCCATGGCGGCAGCCGACCCCACCCCGGACGCACAACACGATGATGCAATGGGCGAAAG agGGCAAGAACAACATGTAGTCGTTGAAAACGGCACGGAGCGCGCGGAGGGCGGCGAAAGCGAGAGCGAGCTGGATCTGCTGGCCGAGGTGGAGACAGAGAGTGACTCCGATGACCAGGACAATGCCGAGTCCGCGCAGCGCAGCGTGCAAACTCGCGCCACACAGGGTTCTGATGCCG GTATAGCATCGCTGCTAATGTATCCAGAGGACGAGAGCGGGGACTCAACGCAGCCGGAGGACGAGGACTCGGAGGCGGGCGAGACCGACGAGCAGGACGGCGAGGCCGAGCCTCCGCTGCACGACGGCGAGCCGCTCgagcgccgcgccgcgccgcctgCGCGCCCCAACCTCGCGCCGCACTCCATGCAATGGGCGATACG ATCGCGCGAGCCGACGCGCGGCACGACAAGCAGCGCAGGCGGGGTGCGGCTGACGGGCAGCTCCTCGCTGGTGTTCATCGACCCCGCCTCGCTGCGACGTTCTGCCGCTGCGGCAGCTGCTGGCGCACACGACCCGCACTCCACATCTACCACCGCTTCCTTCTTGGCACGAGCGTTCG gTATTGTCATCCGTCAAATCGCGGATCTACTGTGGGAGTATGAACGTATAACTCTGCCGTTACCGCGCCTGGTGCCTCTGGCCTACCGCGAGGCGCTGCGCCTGCAGTGTTACCTCGAACGACAACTCAAGCCCACTTGGGACTGGCTCGTTACCGTTATGGACGCTACAGAAGCTCAGTTGAG ATTCGGCGCTTCATTGACTTCGAACAACGCGGGCTCTGCGGCAGCGGAACACAGCCGCACCAACGCCACCACCACCCGCCGCACCACCTCTTTCACCTCGCCCGCCACGCGCATCATCGGCTTCTCGGAGGGACCGCGCGGCCGGGATAGAGACCAAG GTGTGGAGGCAGGTAGCGCGCGGCGCGAGTTCCTGGCGTACTGCCTCTCGCTACTGCGCGCGCACAGCGCCGAGCACGCGGAGCAGCTGCCCGTGCTGGACGTGGCCGCGCTCAAGCACGTCGCGTACGTGCTTGACGCGCTCATATACTACATGCGAGCTGCGCAGCCGCAACCGCACCACCACCCACATTTATGGACAGCC GACGAAAATGAAAACGAGGAAGGCGACGAGGAGATGGTAGTGGGTGGCGGAGGCACCAATGAGTCTGACGGCGAGGGCGATGGCGCACGCGGCCGCACGCACGCCTTCTTCCAGCGTTCCGACTCCACGCTCTGTCTGGGATGTCCCCCGCCAGATCCTTTCAATA TGACAATGCAAGATGCACTGCCGCTGGCCGACCAGCCGCAGCTGCTGCAGCCCAACGCGCGCCGCGAGGACCTGTTCGGCATGCCGCGCCAGCCCGTCACCCTGCCGCCCGCCGACGACGCCAACACCGGCGCCGCAAATCCGCTTGAAG TGGTTCCTCGTCGGTTGGGTTTGTCGTCGCGCGGAGCTGAGCGCGGCTGGTCGCCGCCCGCGCGCCCCGCCTccgcgccgcccgcgcacACACACACCATGGCGCGCGACGAGCCGCAG GATTTATCCTGTGCTAAAGATACTGTAACAAAAATGGACACCGGAAGTGATGGTGAATATCCATCGGATTCTGATTCTGATGAAGCAAGACAAATCCAAAGGAAGAAACATCACAG GCATCCGCACGCGTCGACGTCTGGTAGCAGCTCGCGGCAGGACCGGCAGGAGGCGGCACCGCCATCGGAGTTCCACACGCTGGTGGACACCGCCTGCTCCATCATAGACGCGCCGCACCAGCAGAACATCGCACTGCCTAAACCgg GAGTGAGCGGATCTGTGCACGAGCCGCGGCCGTCCACCTCGCGCAGCCCCGGCAAGACTGTTATTGTACGTGCT gGCGAATTACTAAGTGTTGCCGATCCTTTAGAGTCGCAGGAGATATCTGCTCACGTGACAGTAGAGACGACCGGCCTCACCACGGCCCCCTTGTTACCTACACAAGTACTTAATGCACCTGCTCAAGC TCGCACTTGTCCGTCACTGGGAGCGACCGTGTCGCACGACCTGCTGTTAGGTCGGTGGCGGCTATCACTGGACCTGTTCGGGCGCGTGTTCACCGAGGACGTGGGCCTCGAGCCCGGCTCCGTGGTCGCCGAGCTCGGCGGCTTCCCAGTCAAGGAGGTCAAGTTCAGGCGCGACATGGAGAAGCTACGCAACTCACAGCAAAAAGATTTGACCCTGCATAAG ATGGAGCGTGATCGTGCGAAGCTACTGCAGCAGACATTCGCGGAGTTGAATAGCGCGTTCGCGGGGCAGAACCGCCGCGCGCACAGCGCACAGCCGCCGCTCGCCGTCAACCGTGTCAAGGTGACGTTCCGCGACGAACCCGGCGAGGGCAGCGGCGTCGCCAGGTCCTTCTACACCAGCGTCGCTGAG gCGCTACTAGCAAACGAGAAACTGCCTCCGCTGGAGTCGACCTCCGGCAGCGGACTCAACAGCAACGCGTCTAACGGCACCTCAGGCTCCAGCGGCGCCAATGCAGGCGCCAGCGCTAACACTGGAACAcg TAGCGGTGCAGGCAGAGCGCGCGCTAAGGACACGGCGCGGCGGGTGCCGGGCAGAGCTGCGCCGCGGCCTCCCACCGCGCGCGAGCCGCGCCGCGTGCTCAGTGTCGATGCGAGGCCGTACTCACCACAG GCTGCACCGGGGACTGAGGGCGCGGGGTACAGTGGCGACCGGCCCGGCGGACACAACGAACATCTCACCCTGCATCAGGCACAACTCGGCGAAAGATTATATCCCAGA gTACATTCTCTCCATCCGACATTTGCGGGCAAAATCACTGGGATGCTGTTAGAATTGACACCTGCCCAACTTTTAGTACTACTTGCCAGTGAAGACGCATTGAGACAGAAAGTGCGAGAGGCCATGGACCTTATAGTTATGAATCCTTCTGAAGCGATACTAG ACCTGGACGTATTCTCGCTGTCGGAACGCGGCGGCGGTGTGGGCGGCGGCGGGGGCGCGGCACTGGGTGCTGGCTCGTCGGCGGCGGCTGCGGACGATGCGGCGCCACTCTTCTACTCGCCAGGCAAGCGCGGCTACTACTCGCCTCGGCAGGGACGCGCCACCTCGGAGCGCATCAACGCCTTTAGGAATGTCGGCAg AATCATCGGGCTGTGTCTGCTACAAAATGAACTGTGCCCAATGTTCCTCAATCGGCACGTGTTGAAATACATACTGGCCCGACCTATACGTTTCCACGATCTCGCGTTCTTCGACCCTGTCGTCTACGAGAGCTTGCGCCAACTCGTCGCCGACGCAGAGAATGGAGATTCTCATTCCTTGTTTGCAGCTCTCGATCTCAACTTTAG TTTGGAAATGTGTGAAGAAGAAGGCGGTGGTTGTGTGGAACTGGTACCCGGTGGCCGAGAAATCGAAGTGACCGCGCTCAACGTGTACGATTACGTGCGCAAGTACGCACAACATCGGATGCTGCACTCGCAGGAAAAAGCGCTCGAG TCGATCCGTGTGGGCGTATTGGATGTGTTACCCGAGTCCTCCTTGGAGGGCTTGACCGCTGAGGACCTGCGGCTCCTGCTGAACGGCGTGGGCGACATCAATGTGGCCGCGCTGGTCTCGTACACAAGCTTCAACGACGAGAGCGGCGAGCCTCCAGAGCGGCTCGTGAGGTTCAAACGTTGGCTCTGGGCCATCGTTGACAAAATGACTCATCTTGAACGACAGGATCTG GTGTACTTCTGGACGGGTTCGCCTGCGTTGCCGGCGTCGGAGGAGGGCTTCCAGCCAATGCCGTCGGTGACAATCCGGCCGGCTGACGACGCGCACCTGCCCACCGCCAACACGTGCATCTCGCGCCTCTACATCCCGCTCTACTCATCGCGACACGTACTCAAGCACAAGCTGCTGCTTgctataaaaactaaaaatttcgGCTTCGTGTAG